In Agrobacterium sp. RAC06, a single window of DNA contains:
- a CDS encoding DUF5801 repeats-in-toxin domain-containing protein yields the protein MSIEDPRLSSIDNTSAAGEFDSAVEQHLGFASETVEGIEVAQAETPDAGRTDRLPAQQPVDVAAAVIPSEVTPDNDNVVTLPAGIELDNLEFQVDGENLVLVLADGTEITVIGGAANIPTFVVGDVELPQVALFAALEESNINVAAGPDGTFSAQSTPAASRNFNDDPIDAGPEDLALADLLGDTSFGDELRTAAVFGGNGRPSIPTPLTTSFIYDEAVIAGGDGVKIISGRLPFNPGPDSGTITAIGFVGASDVNEGDGLKVLGGFTSGGLPITVTSFPAPTDAADLDFLALEGRDSAGNLVFTITITNRVEGDFTFELFGKLEHPDAGSNGSQDDLDDLLRLGFTYTVTDQDGDSVTGTFNIDVQDDAPTIGAPVGGSVNEDDLTSKVVESKLVKRVSDSESDSDMPLSSTSKAEGSLGIRWGADNDLKSETLGEGGEPNGDDPVGRTVSFTGLDTSSTSEEIQAAIPGLAGLSSDGFPLSYRIDYTTGTDGKWNGGYQLVAYKPFFDGPLKALYIEGEGDKFLEFPYPGEGETIFIITLNPTTANGSYTFELVGNLDHYEPVVRVDEPTDGDTVIEVPPVDGPELQVAIFDGDEGPKLNPVDFLDFEIPFTATDSDGDSADGKFTVRVEDDEPVIIGRPIAHTVDEDDISTIGRDIPGESLGTSPNDGNRDGSFTGDRGSNNPGPATVSGSLAGMVDFGADNRFTTYSIIDEDAARAVLTRLGLTSKGGELSFDLIGDTLYAFVNAGEPGVVYNAGPDRLVFTLTVEANGEYAFKLFDQLDHDLGKGQNTDLQDDVEGDVRDIDFGQIIKASDFDGDSVPLTGYFSVTIRDDVPELVRGASEHRTVDEDDISTLGNRFPGESLGTSPNDGNADGSFTGSQGNNQPGPAFLSGSLASLVKSGADESLTFSFINGDVARGMLESLGLSSKGAELSYEIRNGVLYAFDNAGPELGKSYDPQFGDRLVFELKLNGNGSYEFRLYDQLDHDAPGDDFRERPTNSDENFDLQDGLWFKDVTAINFGALIKATDYDGDSVSLNNAFSIKIRDDVPELSGREENRLVDEDDIRTSRSVGTSPNDGNGDGSYTGSPNNNQPGPAFISGSLANLIKGGADDTVKFSFIREQTAVSELQFLGLSSKGVKLSYDIQGKTLYAYDNDAGDAGYGQGDRLVFKLTVNEDGSYTFELHDQLDHDLGKGQNTDLQDGFRYKDVEAIDFGSIIKATDFDGDSVILKDAFSITIKDDVPELSGAKEERLVDEDDIKTSRSVGTSPNDGNSDGSFTGSPNNNQPGPAFISGSLANLIKGGADDTVNFSFISEQTAVSELRYLGLSSKGAELSYDIQGRTLYAYDNDAGNSGYGEGDRLVFKLTVNEDGSYTFELHDQLDHDLGKGQNTDLQDGFRYKDVEAIDFGSIIKATDHDGDSVILKDAFTITIKDDVPTAVARNTNETLVVDESDKRQNEDVDGPLNVFRFVGTKGEDPNMSAQFAQQSNFVAADINGGADDDVKIEWDLKINGGDRTPSGLFTTDGRSIVLFLENGLIVGRYDGPDGNSTVNSSDPAAFALHLSDNGTLSLVQYVSIRHDDPSDHDENDDANDRNPSTALQTLAGKVNAVLTVTDFDGDKAVSEVAVGSRIQFEDDGPVARYSGRVTLTEDANVNTGAFIQSSANGQFLFDAGADGAKVTSIAYGFGGTVINDPDEGSFTTIPLTSGGLPITVANVAGDPLKIEGKLADGTVIFRVEVTNPVTGAYTVTQLGPIDHPEANVTGAADPLRMKVNFTVTDGDGDTSSSSIQIDILDDAPVARYSGRVTLTEDANVNTGAFIQSSANGQFLFDAGADGAKVTSIAYGFGGTVINDPDEGSFTTIPLTSGGLPITVANVAGDPLKIEGKLADGTVIFRVEVTNPVTGAYTVTQLGPIDHPEANVTGAADPLRMKVNFTVTDGDGDTSSSSIQIDILDDGPVARYSGRVTLTEDANVNTGAFIQSSANGQFLFDAGADGAKVTSIAYGFGGTVINDPDEGSFTTIPLTSGGLPITVANVAGDPLKIEGKLADGTVIFRVEVTNPVTGAYTVTQLGPIDHPEANVTGAADPLRMKVNFTVTDGDGDTSSSSIQIDILDDMPTLVSTPTTGLSLNEDDLALGNDETTPKELLSATGNLNISLGADGGSIALSAPAAEWSATNKTLTAGDGSWKVTLNSDGTYKFDLLDNTLAHGFADNGENTFSVEVTYTATDGDQDVLTGSFKIEIVDDVPVAVGESATVRESAPGVGGNLILAFDVSGSMNADAITDGVYESRLDVAKKAALNLLERSDATHVLIVTFNNGASSTDWLSKEDAEKYIEDNIPQETGGTNYDRAIAAITENARPGSTVYFFSDGNVSGPSALNNDEKADWEAFVGTNGMTSYAVGVGSNLNDNDDDLGDVAHPGEAILITKADDAALLATMTPASAVPTSASGNVLSNDSFGADGGRIQSILVDDVTHTWDGSEANEVLNVTTALGGSLMFNFRTGAWEYNAPAQLVSNTPETFTYTLVDGDGDTITANLVVNVQAVNDAPENAVPSTLTAAEDIELSITNVSVSDVDAGNGDLTVKLEVKKGTLTLASEDDLVVSNNGSGTVTLTGSLTAINAALLGMKYKGDLNFNGSDELKITTTDNGNTGLGGAKTDVDTVAITVTPVNDAPTATDDVLSAVSEDSTVRTISFASLLGNDSRGPSNESTQSLTITELSNVVGGTAEIRGTNILFTPAANFAGVASFDYTVRDNGQTNGSNDFKTSVGSVSFTVTPVNDAPVNTVPSSLTAVEDTELAITGVQIADVDAGGGSLTVKLEVKEGDLKVGALSGSTITLTGTVAEINAALTGLKYKGDLNFNGSDQLKITTTDNGNTGAGGNKSDTDTVNITVTAVNDAPTAVDDVLSSIAEDSGVRRISFESLLRNDNAGPSNESSQSLTITGVSNVVGGTAVISGTNILFTPAGNFTGVASFDYTVRDNGQTNGSNQYKSDVGTVSFTVLADTATQYDIQASAGPNFNSAYDLTSLNYVKSNDPHVTDAQNNPSVTISAKGSDRKTDFYKLVIEADGTFVRLDIDNAEFDSVLAVFNQDKTLVAWNDDLSSSNNEAYIERTLNAGTYYIQVGRYSSSADNRMGAIGNNKEYELQVSVKEPGADPIILDLDKNGFAFSSIDNGVSFDINADGKTDQIAWTSDDGILAFDVDGNGLIDNGSEIFTPDFNGGKFASGVAALASLDSNGDGKIDSSDDAFSKLKIWVDANNNGISDEGELSSLFDNGVTSISLTTDNTGGQEDGQTVFSTGTFTFADGSTGDFMEVGFDTIFGSDADPLTVMGTDGDDILHGGMGQVVMTGGAGNDTFVFDGTALDELDVADVITDFNGDGDVLDVTALLDSLLGEQASAETAASHLRATVDDGNTTVSVQTGADTWKDVVVLQNHDTAIKVLFDDKHAVVTPHD from the coding sequence ATGTCCATCGAAGATCCGCGCCTGTCCAGCATCGACAATACTTCCGCAGCAGGCGAGTTCGACTCTGCGGTCGAGCAGCATCTGGGTTTCGCCAGCGAGACCGTAGAGGGAATTGAAGTGGCTCAGGCGGAAACGCCCGACGCCGGTCGCACCGATCGCCTGCCGGCCCAGCAGCCGGTTGACGTCGCCGCAGCCGTGATCCCGAGCGAAGTAACGCCCGACAACGATAATGTCGTGACGCTGCCGGCTGGCATCGAACTCGACAACCTCGAATTCCAGGTCGACGGTGAAAACCTCGTCCTCGTCCTGGCAGATGGCACCGAGATCACCGTGATTGGCGGCGCTGCAAACATCCCGACCTTTGTGGTCGGCGATGTCGAGCTGCCGCAGGTCGCGCTCTTTGCCGCCCTTGAAGAGAGCAACATCAACGTTGCGGCCGGGCCGGATGGGACCTTCTCGGCCCAGTCGACGCCCGCTGCGAGCCGCAACTTCAATGACGATCCGATTGACGCCGGCCCGGAAGATCTGGCTCTGGCAGATCTGCTGGGCGATACCAGCTTCGGCGACGAACTTCGCACGGCTGCCGTGTTCGGTGGTAATGGCCGGCCCTCCATCCCGACCCCGCTGACGACCTCGTTCATCTACGACGAGGCTGTCATTGCCGGCGGCGATGGCGTGAAGATCATCAGCGGCCGTCTGCCCTTCAATCCGGGCCCGGATTCCGGCACGATCACGGCCATCGGTTTCGTTGGCGCGTCCGATGTCAATGAAGGCGATGGCCTCAAGGTTCTCGGCGGCTTCACTTCGGGCGGTCTCCCGATCACGGTCACGAGCTTCCCGGCGCCGACCGACGCTGCGGACCTCGACTTCCTCGCGCTCGAAGGCCGCGATTCCGCCGGCAACCTCGTCTTCACCATCACGATCACCAACCGTGTCGAGGGTGACTTCACCTTCGAACTTTTTGGCAAGCTCGAGCATCCTGACGCGGGCAGTAACGGCTCCCAGGATGATCTTGACGATCTCCTGCGCCTCGGCTTTACCTACACCGTCACCGACCAGGACGGCGACAGCGTCACTGGCACCTTCAATATAGACGTGCAAGACGATGCGCCGACGATTGGCGCCCCGGTCGGCGGTTCTGTCAACGAAGACGATCTCACAAGCAAGGTTGTCGAGTCAAAGCTCGTAAAGCGTGTTTCGGACTCGGAGTCCGACTCGGATATGCCGCTTTCGAGCACTTCGAAGGCTGAAGGTTCGCTCGGCATTCGCTGGGGTGCGGACAATGATCTCAAGAGCGAAACTCTGGGTGAAGGCGGTGAGCCGAACGGTGATGACCCGGTTGGCCGTACAGTCAGCTTTACGGGCCTCGACACCTCTTCGACATCGGAAGAGATCCAGGCGGCGATTCCTGGTCTCGCGGGCCTGAGCTCCGACGGTTTTCCGCTGTCCTACCGCATCGACTACACCACTGGCACTGACGGCAAGTGGAATGGCGGCTATCAGCTGGTCGCATACAAGCCTTTCTTCGACGGCCCGCTCAAGGCCCTGTACATCGAAGGTGAAGGGGACAAGTTCCTCGAATTCCCATATCCGGGCGAAGGTGAAACGATTTTCATCATCACGCTGAACCCGACGACAGCCAATGGCTCCTACACCTTTGAGCTGGTTGGCAATCTCGATCACTACGAGCCCGTAGTCCGCGTTGATGAACCGACTGACGGCGACACGGTCATCGAGGTGCCTCCGGTTGATGGTCCTGAACTGCAGGTCGCGATCTTCGATGGCGATGAGGGGCCGAAACTGAACCCGGTCGACTTCCTCGACTTTGAGATCCCCTTCACGGCAACCGATTCCGATGGCGACAGCGCCGATGGCAAGTTTACGGTTCGCGTCGAGGACGATGAGCCGGTGATCATCGGTCGGCCGATCGCTCATACGGTGGATGAAGACGATATCTCGACCATTGGTCGGGATATTCCGGGCGAGTCGCTTGGCACGAGCCCGAACGACGGCAACCGTGATGGATCCTTCACGGGCGATCGTGGATCGAACAATCCTGGCCCGGCCACAGTGTCCGGCTCCTTAGCCGGCATGGTTGATTTCGGCGCGGACAACCGGTTCACGACCTATTCGATTATTGATGAGGACGCGGCCCGTGCAGTGCTGACACGGCTCGGCCTGACCTCGAAGGGTGGCGAACTGTCCTTCGATCTCATCGGTGATACGCTGTACGCCTTCGTCAACGCTGGTGAGCCGGGTGTCGTCTACAATGCGGGGCCGGATCGCCTGGTCTTCACGCTTACCGTGGAAGCCAACGGCGAATATGCATTCAAGCTCTTCGACCAGCTCGACCACGACCTCGGCAAGGGGCAGAACACCGATCTCCAGGATGATGTCGAAGGCGACGTCCGGGACATCGACTTCGGTCAGATCATCAAGGCATCCGACTTCGACGGCGATAGCGTGCCGCTGACGGGCTACTTCTCCGTTACGATCCGCGACGACGTTCCGGAACTCGTCCGTGGTGCGTCCGAACACCGCACGGTGGATGAAGACGACATTTCCACATTGGGTAACCGTTTCCCCGGTGAATCGCTTGGAACGAGCCCGAACGATGGTAATGCTGACGGCTCCTTTACCGGCAGCCAGGGCAACAACCAGCCCGGCCCGGCGTTCCTCTCGGGTTCGCTGGCAAGTCTCGTTAAGTCTGGCGCCGACGAATCGCTGACCTTCTCCTTCATCAACGGTGATGTCGCGCGCGGCATGCTGGAGAGCCTCGGCCTTTCTTCCAAGGGCGCCGAACTCAGCTATGAAATTCGCAACGGCGTTCTCTACGCCTTCGACAACGCGGGCCCGGAACTTGGCAAAAGCTACGACCCGCAGTTTGGCGATCGCCTCGTTTTCGAACTGAAGCTGAATGGCAACGGATCCTACGAATTCCGTCTCTACGATCAGCTCGACCACGACGCCCCAGGCGATGATTTCCGGGAGCGCCCGACCAATTCGGATGAGAACTTCGACCTGCAGGATGGCCTGTGGTTTAAGGATGTCACCGCGATCAACTTCGGTGCCCTCATCAAGGCCACGGACTATGATGGTGACAGCGTCTCGCTGAACAATGCCTTCTCGATCAAGATCCGCGACGACGTTCCGGAACTGAGCGGCCGTGAAGAAAACCGCCTCGTCGATGAAGACGACATCAGGACGAGCCGCTCGGTCGGCACGAGCCCGAACGACGGCAACGGCGACGGTTCATACACAGGCAGCCCGAACAACAACCAGCCGGGTCCGGCCTTCATTTCCGGCTCGCTCGCCAACCTGATCAAGGGCGGCGCGGACGATACCGTGAAGTTCTCCTTCATCCGCGAACAGACGGCGGTCTCAGAGCTTCAGTTCCTCGGCCTGTCGTCGAAGGGCGTCAAGCTCAGCTACGACATCCAGGGCAAGACACTTTACGCCTATGACAACGACGCGGGTGACGCCGGTTACGGCCAGGGGGACCGCCTCGTCTTCAAGTTGACGGTCAATGAAGACGGCTCCTACACCTTCGAGCTTCACGACCAGCTCGACCACGACCTCGGCAAGGGGCAGAACACCGATCTGCAGGACGGTTTCCGTTACAAGGATGTCGAGGCGATTGACTTTGGTTCGATCATCAAGGCAACCGACTTTGACGGCGACAGCGTCATTCTGAAAGATGCCTTCTCGATCACCATCAAGGACGACGTTCCGGAACTGAGCGGTGCCAAGGAAGAGCGCCTCGTCGACGAAGACGACATCAAGACCAGCCGCTCGGTCGGCACCAGCCCGAACGACGGCAACAGCGACGGCTCCTTCACCGGCAGCCCGAACAACAACCAGCCGGGTCCGGCCTTCATCTCCGGTTCGCTCGCCAACCTGATCAAGGGCGGCGCGGACGATACGGTCAATTTCTCCTTCATCAGCGAGCAGACGGCGGTCTCAGAGCTGCGGTATCTCGGTCTGTCGTCCAAGGGAGCAGAGCTCAGCTACGACATCCAGGGCAGGACGCTTTACGCCTATGACAACGACGCCGGCAATTCCGGTTATGGCGAAGGTGATCGTCTTGTCTTCAAGCTCACGGTCAATGAAGACGGTTCCTACACCTTCGAACTTCATGACCAGCTCGACCATGATCTCGGTAAAGGTCAGAACACCGATCTGCAGGACGGTTTCCGTTACAAGGACGTCGAGGCGATCGATTTCGGTTCGATCATCAAGGCGACCGACCATGATGGCGACAGCGTCATCCTCAAGGATGCCTTCACGATCACCATCAAGGATGACGTGCCGACGGCAGTTGCCCGCAACACTAACGAGACACTTGTGGTCGATGAAAGTGACAAGCGGCAGAACGAAGATGTGGACGGCCCTCTTAACGTCTTCAGGTTTGTCGGCACGAAGGGCGAAGATCCGAACATGTCGGCTCAGTTCGCTCAGCAGTCGAATTTTGTCGCGGCTGACATCAACGGCGGCGCCGATGATGATGTGAAAATTGAGTGGGATCTGAAGATCAACGGTGGAGACCGCACCCCCTCTGGCCTCTTCACCACGGATGGTCGCTCGATCGTATTGTTCCTGGAAAATGGTCTGATCGTCGGCCGCTATGACGGCCCGGACGGTAATTCCACCGTGAATTCGTCCGACCCGGCAGCCTTTGCCCTGCATCTTTCGGACAACGGCACCCTCTCCCTGGTCCAGTATGTCTCGATCAGGCACGATGATCCGTCCGACCACGACGAGAACGACGACGCGAATGACCGCAATCCGTCGACTGCGCTGCAGACCCTCGCCGGTAAGGTCAACGCCGTCCTGACGGTCACTGACTTCGATGGCGACAAGGCCGTCAGCGAAGTGGCTGTAGGAAGCCGCATCCAGTTCGAAGACGATGGTCCTGTCGCTCGCTACTCCGGCCGAGTGACGTTGACGGAAGACGCGAATGTCAACACGGGTGCCTTCATCCAGAGCTCGGCGAATGGCCAGTTCTTGTTCGACGCTGGTGCCGATGGCGCTAAGGTGACCTCGATCGCCTATGGCTTCGGTGGTACTGTCATCAACGATCCGGATGAGGGTAGCTTCACCACGATCCCGCTGACCTCTGGCGGGCTGCCGATCACGGTTGCGAATGTTGCTGGCGATCCGCTGAAGATCGAAGGCAAGCTTGCCGACGGCACTGTCATCTTCCGCGTCGAAGTGACCAACCCGGTTACGGGCGCCTACACTGTGACGCAGCTCGGCCCGATCGATCATCCGGAAGCGAATGTCACGGGTGCCGCTGATCCGCTGCGCATGAAGGTGAACTTCACCGTCACGGACGGCGATGGTGATACGTCGTCGAGCAGCATCCAGATCGACATCCTCGACGATGCGCCTGTCGCTCGCTACTCCGGCCGGGTGACGTTGACGGAAGACGCGAATGTCAACACGGGTGCCTTCATCCAGAGCTCGGCGAATGGCCAGTTCTTGTTCGACGCTGGTGCCGATGGCGCTAAGGTGACCTCGATCGCCTATGGCTTCGGTGGTACTGTCATCAACGATCCGGATGAGGGTAGCTTCACCACGATCCCGCTGACCTCTGGCGGGCTGCCGATCACTGTTGCGAATGTTGCTGGCGATCCGCTGAAGATCGAAGGCAAGCTTGCCGACGGCACTGTCATCTTCCGCGTCGAAGTGACCAACCCGGTTACGGGCGCCTACACTGTGACGCAGCTCGGCCCGATCGATCATCCGGAAGCGAATGTCACGGGTGCCGCTGATCCGCTGCGCATGAAGGTGAACTTCACCGTTACGGACGGCGACGGTGATACGTCGTCGAGCAGCATCCAGATCGACATCCTCGACGATGGTCCTGTCGCTCGCTACTCCGGCCGAGTGACGTTGACGGAAGACGCGAATGTCAACACGGGTGCCTTCATCCAGAGCTCGGCGAATGGCCAGTTCTTGTTCGACGCTGGTGCCGATGGCGCTAAGGTGACCTCGATCGCCTATGGCTTCGGTGGTACTGTCATCAACGATCCGGATGAGGGTAGCTTCACCACGATCCCGCTGACCTCTGGCGGGCTGCCGATCACTGTTGCGAATGTTGCTGGCGATCCGCTGAAGATCGAAGGCAAGCTTGCCGACGGCACTGTCATCTTCCGCGTCGAAGTGACCAACCCGGTTACGGGCGCCTACACTGTGACGCAGCTCGGCCCGATCGATCATCCGGAAGCGAATGTCACGGGTGCCGCTGATCCGCTGCGCATGAAGGTGAACTTCACCGTCACGGACGGCGACGGTGATACGTCGTCGAGCAGCATCCAGATCGACATCCTGGATGACATGCCGACCTTGGTCAGCACGCCGACGACCGGTCTGTCCCTTAATGAAGACGACCTCGCCCTCGGGAATGACGAAACCACGCCGAAAGAACTGCTCTCTGCAACCGGAAATCTGAACATCTCGCTTGGGGCCGATGGCGGAAGCATTGCTCTGTCGGCACCTGCTGCGGAATGGAGCGCGACGAACAAGACTCTCACGGCAGGCGACGGCTCTTGGAAGGTCACGCTCAACAGTGACGGCACTTACAAGTTCGACCTTCTCGACAATACCCTGGCCCATGGCTTCGCCGACAACGGTGAGAACACATTCAGTGTTGAGGTAACCTACACGGCGACCGACGGTGATCAGGATGTGCTGACGGGTTCGTTCAAGATCGAGATCGTTGATGATGTTCCGGTGGCGGTTGGCGAAAGTGCCACGGTTCGGGAATCTGCTCCGGGTGTAGGTGGTAATCTTATCCTCGCGTTTGACGTATCAGGCAGCATGAATGCAGACGCCATTACCGACGGGGTATACGAATCTCGCTTGGACGTCGCAAAGAAGGCTGCGCTTAATCTGCTCGAACGCTCCGATGCCACACACGTCTTGATCGTGACTTTCAACAACGGCGCTTCTTCGACCGATTGGCTGAGCAAAGAAGACGCGGAAAAGTACATTGAGGATAACATTCCGCAGGAGACGGGCGGCACCAACTATGATCGCGCCATCGCAGCGATTACTGAAAATGCTCGTCCCGGCTCGACAGTCTATTTCTTCTCCGACGGAAATGTTAGCGGCCCAAGCGCACTGAACAATGACGAAAAGGCGGATTGGGAGGCGTTCGTTGGGACGAATGGCATGACGTCCTACGCGGTAGGCGTTGGCTCGAACCTCAATGATAACGACGATGATCTCGGCGATGTTGCCCATCCCGGCGAAGCGATCCTGATCACCAAGGCAGACGACGCAGCATTGTTGGCGACAATGACGCCGGCATCAGCTGTCCCGACCTCCGCTTCCGGCAACGTCCTCAGTAACGACAGCTTCGGCGCAGATGGTGGACGCATCCAGTCCATCCTCGTGGATGATGTCACGCACACCTGGGATGGCAGCGAGGCAAACGAGGTTCTGAACGTAACCACCGCTCTGGGCGGATCGTTGATGTTCAACTTCAGGACCGGCGCTTGGGAGTACAATGCCCCGGCACAGCTCGTGTCGAACACGCCGGAAACGTTCACCTACACATTGGTGGATGGCGACGGCGATACGATCACGGCAAATCTCGTGGTGAATGTCCAGGCCGTCAACGACGCACCGGAAAACGCGGTACCGTCCACGTTGACTGCTGCTGAGGACATCGAGCTTTCGATCACCAACGTGAGCGTGAGCGACGTCGATGCCGGCAACGGCGACCTGACGGTCAAGCTCGAGGTGAAGAAGGGCACGCTGACGCTCGCAAGCGAAGATGACCTCGTCGTATCCAACAATGGATCCGGCACCGTCACGCTGACGGGCTCTCTCACTGCGATCAACGCGGCTCTGCTCGGCATGAAGTACAAGGGCGACCTGAACTTCAACGGCAGCGACGAGCTCAAGATCACCACGACCGACAACGGCAACACCGGCCTCGGTGGCGCCAAGACGGATGTGGATACAGTCGCCATCACCGTGACTCCGGTGAATGATGCGCCAACTGCCACGGATGATGTTCTGTCTGCAGTTTCGGAAGACAGCACTGTCCGCACTATCAGCTTTGCATCGCTGCTAGGCAATGACAGCAGGGGGCCGTCGAACGAGTCGACACAGTCGCTGACAATCACGGAATTGTCGAATGTCGTCGGGGGTACAGCTGAGATAAGAGGTACCAACATTCTGTTCACGCCTGCCGCCAATTTCGCCGGTGTCGCCTCGTTCGACTACACGGTGCGAGATAATGGTCAGACGAATGGTTCAAACGACTTCAAGACAAGCGTTGGCTCTGTATCGTTCACGGTGACCCCGGTGAACGATGCCCCGGTGAACACAGTGCCGTCGTCTCTGACAGCGGTTGAGGATACCGAACTGGCTATCACCGGCGTCCAGATCGCAGACGTCGACGCCGGCGGTGGTAGCCTGACCGTCAAGCTTGAAGTCAAAGAGGGGGATCTGAAGGTCGGCGCGCTGTCGGGTTCGACGATTACTCTGACCGGTACGGTAGCCGAGATTAACGCAGCACTGACCGGCTTGAAGTACAAGGGCGACCTGAACTTCAATGGTTCTGATCAGTTGAAGATCACCACAACGGACAATGGCAATACCGGAGCCGGTGGTAACAAGTCCGACACGGACACCGTAAACATTACGGTCACTGCGGTGAACGATGCCCCGACGGCTGTTGATGATGTCTTGTCGTCGATTGCCGAAGATAGCGGTGTTCGCAGAATTAGCTTCGAATCACTTCTGCGCAATGATAATGCCGGTCCGTCGAATGAATCGTCACAGTCTTTGACAATCACCGGTGTGTCGAATGTTGTAGGTGGTACGGCTGTGATCAGCGGTACGAACATCCTGTTCACGCCTGCGGGTAACTTCACTGGCGTCGCCTCGTTCGACTATACAGTTCGAGACAATGGTCAGACGAATGGAAGTAACCAGTACAAGTCAGATGTCGGAACCGTGTCCTTCACGGTTCTGGCGGACACAGCAACGCAATACGACATTCAGGCCTCCGCGGGTCCGAATTTCAACTCTGCGTATGATCTGACATCTTTGAATTACGTTAAATCAAATGACCCCCATGTGACGGATGCCCAAAATAATCCGTCTGTGACCATCTCTGCGAAGGGATCCGACAGAAAAACCGATTTCTACAAGCTCGTAATCGAGGCCGATGGTACCTTTGTTCGACTTGATATCGATAACGCTGAATTTGACTCGGTTCTCGCTGTTTTCAACCAGGACAAAACCCTGGTGGCTTGGAATGATGATCTTTCATCCAGCAACAATGAGGCCTATATCGAGAGAACGCTCAATGCGGGGACCTATTATATTCAAGTCGGCAGATACAGCAGCTCTGCGGATAACAGAATGGGAGCGATCGGCAATAACAAGGAATACGAACTGCAAGTCAGCGTGAAGGAGCCTGGCGCCGACCCGATCATCCTCGACCTCGACAAGAACGGCTTCGCCTTCTCGTCGATCGACAATGGCGTCAGCTTCGACATCAATGCCGATGGCAAGACCGACCAGATCGCCTGGACCAGCGATGATGGCATCCTGGCCTTTGACGTAGATGGCAACGGCCTGATCGACAACGGCTCGGAAATCTTCACGCCGGACTTCAATGGGGGCAAGTTTGCCAGCGGCGTGGCGGCTCTTGCCTCGCTCGACAGCAATGGCGACGGCAAGATCGACTCAAGCGACGATGCCTTCTCCAAGCTGAAGATCTGGGTTGATGCCAACAACAACGGCATCAGCGACGAGGGCGAGCTGTCGAGCCTTTTCGACAACGGCGTCACGAGCATCTCGCTCACCACCGACAACACCGGCGGTCAGGAAGATGGTCAGACGGTCTTCTCGACGGGCACGTTCACCTTCGCGGACGGTTCGACCGGCGATTTCATGGAAGTCGGCTTCGATACGATCTTCGGGTCGGATGCGGATCCGCTGACGGTCATGGGAACGGATGGCGATGACATCCTGCATGGCGGCATGGGCCAGGTGGTGATGACCGGCGGTGCCGGCAACGACACCTTTGTCTTCGACGGAACGGCGCTTGACGAGCTCGATGTGGCCGATGTCATCACCGACTTCAACGGTGACGGCGATGTGCTCGATGTCACGGCCCTGCTCGACAGCCTGCTTGGTGAACAGGCGTCTGCTGAGACCGCAGCCTCGCATCTGCGGGCAACGGTTGACGACGGCAACACCACGGTCAGCGTCCAGACCGGTGCCGACACCTGGAAGGACGTCGTGGTCCTGCAGAACCACGACACCGCCATCAAGGTGCTGTTCGACGACAAGCATGCGGTCGTTACCCCGCACGACTAA
- a CDS encoding NAD-dependent epimerase/dehydratase family protein yields the protein MKRLLLTGAAGGLGSAMRGRLKGLAEIVRVSDIVDLGQVAAHEEAMVCDLGDRAAVDRLVEGCDAIIHLGGISVEDKFSKIMNANLLGLYNLYEAARANDMPRILFASSNHTIGFYRQDEYLDHEMPMRPDGLYGVSKCFGEALARMYFEKFGQETALVRIGSCMEKPKNHRMLSTWMSYEDFLSMIECIFRVPRLGCPVIWGCSNNDTRWWDNSHVSYLGWQPTDNAERFRAEIDAAVARPKPGDTIAVYQGGPFIDDPIFAED from the coding sequence GTGAAGAGGCTTTTGCTGACGGGGGCTGCCGGCGGGTTGGGCAGCGCAATGCGCGGGCGCTTGAAGGGGCTTGCGGAGATCGTCAGGGTCTCGGATATCGTTGATCTCGGTCAGGTCGCGGCGCATGAGGAGGCAATGGTTTGCGATCTTGGCGATCGGGCGGCCGTCGACAGGCTCGTTGAAGGCTGTGACGCTATCATCCATCTTGGTGGCATCTCGGTTGAAGACAAGTTCTCCAAGATCATGAACGCCAATCTGCTCGGCCTTTATAACCTCTATGAGGCCGCGCGCGCGAACGACATGCCGCGCATCCTGTTTGCTAGCTCCAACCATACGATCGGCTTTTATCGCCAGGACGAGTATCTCGACCACGAGATGCCCATGCGCCCGGACGGGCTTTACGGCGTGTCCAAATGCTTCGGCGAGGCGCTCGCCCGCATGTATTTCGAAAAGTTCGGCCAGGAGACGGCTCTGGTGCGCATCGGCAGTTGCATGGAGAAGCCGAAAAACCACCGCATGCTCTCCACCTGGATGAGTTACGAAGACTTTTTGTCGATGATCGAATGCATCTTCCGTGTCCCGCGCCTGGGCTGCCCGGTGATCTGGGGCTGCTCGAACAACGACACCCGCTGGTGGGACAATTCCCATGTCTCTTATCTCGGCTGGCAGCCGACGGATAACGCCGAGCGCTTCCGCGCCGAAATCGATGCAGCGGTGGCAAGGCCGAAGCCGGGCGACACGATCGCGGTCTATCAGGGTGGCCCCTTCATCGACGACCCGATCTTCGCGGAAGACTGA